One Phaseolus vulgaris cultivar G19833 chromosome 11, P. vulgaris v2.0, whole genome shotgun sequence genomic window carries:
- the LOC137838280 gene encoding ruBisCO large subunit-binding protein subunit alpha yields the protein MASANALSSASILRTPNRQSLTRRANHNGRVNYRQPNSRFAVKASAKEIAFDQSSRAAIQAGIDKLADAVGLTLGPRGRNVVLDEFGSPKVVNDGVTIARAIELPDAMENAGAALIREVASKTNDSAGDGTTTASVLAREIIKLGLLSVTSGANPVSLKRGIDKTVLGLVEELEKKARPVKGGDDIKAVASISAGNDELIGQMIAEAIDKVGPDGVLSIESSSSFETTVEVEEGMEIDRGYISPQFVTNPEKLTVEFENARVLVTDQKISAIKDIIPLLEKTTQLRAPLLIIAEDVTGEALATLVVNKLRGILNVAAIKAPGFGERRKALLQDIAILTGAEFQASDLGLLIESTSVEQLGLARKVTISKDSTTLIADAATKDELQARIGQLKKELSETDSVYDSEKLAERIAKLSGGVAVIKVGAATETELEDRKLRIEDAKNATFAAIEEGIVPGGGTALVHLSTYVPAIKERLEEADERLGADIVQKALVAPAALIAQNAGIEGEVVVEKIKNGEWEVGYNAMADRYENLVDAGVIDPAKVTRCALQNAASVAGMVLTTQAIVVEKQKPKAPVAGAPQGLTV from the exons ATGGCTTCTGCAAACGCTCTCTCTTCCGCTTCCATTCTACGCACTCCTAACCGCCAG TCTCTGACCCGAAGAGCGAACCACAACGGAAGAGTGAATTACCGGCAACCGAATAGCCGTTTCGCGGTGAAGGCCTCCGCCAAGGAGATTGCGTTCGACCAGAGTTCCCGGGCTGCGATTCAGGCCGGCATTGACAAGCTCGCCGACGCCGTTGGGCTGACTCTTGGGCCGAGAG GGAGGAATGTTGTGTTGGATGAGTTTGGAAGTCCAAAAGTGGTTAACGATGGTGTGACAATTGCTCGCGCTATTGAGCTTCCCGACGCCATGGAGAATGCTGGTGCAGCTCTTATTAGAGAG GTTGCCAGTAAGACTAATGACTCTGCGGGTGATGGGACAACCACGGCTTCTGTTCTTGCTCGCGAAATTATTAAGCTGGGGCTTCTCAGTGTGACTTCTGGGGCAAATCCTGTGTCTCTTAAAAGAGGAATTGATAAAACTGTGCTGGGATTGGTGGAGGAGTTGGAGAAGAAAGCAAGGCCTGTCAAAGGTGGAGATGATATCAAAG CTGTTGCATCTATATCTGCTGGGAATGATGAGTTGATTGGGCAAATGATTGCGGAAGCAATTGATAAGGTTGGACCTGATGGTGTTTTGTCCATCGAGTCTTCGTCTTCATTTGAGACGACGGTTGAAGTGGAAGAAGGAATGGAG ATTGACAGAGGGTATATTTCACCTCAATTTGTTACAAACCCTGAAAAGTTGACAGTTGAATTTGAGAATGCGAGAGTGTTGGTTACGGATCAGAAGATTTCAGCAATAAAGGATATAATTCCATTGTTGGAGAAAACCACTCAACTGAGAGCTCCTTTGCTTATCATTGCGGAGGATGTCACCGGTGAGGCTTTGGCCACCCTTGTTGTGAATAAGCTGCGTGGTATCCTTAATGTTGCTGCCATCAAAGCTCCGGGCTTTGGTGAGCGACGAAAGGCCCTCCTTCAAGACATTGCTATATTGACTG GTGCTGAGTTCCAAGCGAGTGATCTGGGATTGCTTATTGAAAGCACCTCAGTTGAGCAGCTTGGTTTGGCTCGGAAAGTGACCATCAGCAAGGATTCTACTACTCTCATTGCTGATGCGGCAACAAAGGATGAGTTGCAAGCCAGAATTGGTCAGTTAAAGAAGGAGTTGTCAGAGACTGACTCAGTGTATGATTCTGAGAAACTGGCTGAGAGGATAGCTAAATtgtctggtggagttgcagtcATCAAGGTTGGTGCTGCTACAGAGACTGAACTTGAGGATCGAAAGCTACGAATTGAGGATGCGAAGAATGCAACTTTTGCTGCCATTGAGGAAGGTATTGTTCCTGGTGGAGGTACTGCACTGGTTCATCTCTCCACTTATGTCCCAGCAATCAAGGAAAGGCTTGAGGAGGCAGACGAAAGGCTAGGAGCTGACATCGTGCAAAAG GCTCTGGTAGCACCTGCTGCATTGATTGCTCAAAATGCTGGAATAGAAGGTGAAGTTGTTGTGGAGAAGATTAAGAATGGTGAATGGGAGGTTGGTTACAATGCTATGGCTGACAGGTATGAGAATTTAGTAGACGCGGGAGTTATCGACCCTGCCAAGGTTACAAGGTGTGCACTACAGAATGCTGCTTCAGTTGCTGGAATGGTGTTGACCACGCAGGCCATTGTGGTGGAAAAACAAAAGCCCAAGGCACCTGTTGCCGGTGCCCCACAAGGCCTAACTGTTTGA